The Corallococcus soli DNA window AATGGCGTGGACCGTTTCGTCCACGCCATTTGGTCTTCCAGTCCACGAACCGCCCGACGTCGGAGGCGGGGTGCCGCTACCCCTCAGCGTCCGCGCCGGAGGGCGAGAACAGCCACGGGTACGTCACGGACACCACGCCGCCGCCCTTGGGCTCCGGGAACTTCCAGCGACGGATGCGGGAGATCATGCAGTTCTCCGCCGCGTTGCTGCCCAGCGTCGTCTCCGACACGTTGGCGTCCGCCACCGCGCCCGCCGGGTCGATGGTGAAGGCCACCGCGACCTTGCCCGCCAGCGACGGGTTCTTGTTCAGCTCCGACTCGTAGCAGTACTTGATCTCGTTCTGGTGCCGCCGGATGACCTTGGCGATGACGTCCTTGTCCAGGCCGCCCACCACCGTCGTCTTGCCGGGAATCACCTTGGTCACGGACTTGCCACGGCCACCCAGGTCGATGCCGCCCGAGCCGCCCACGCCGCGTCCCGTGCCCTGCGTCCCCAGCCCGCCGATGCCCAGCGCCGTGCCGCCACCGCCGTTGCCGGTGCCGCGCGAACCCAGGCCGCCTACGCCCTGCGCGTCACCCATGGCCGCGCCGCCCTTGAGGCCGCCCAGCGAGTTGTTGATGCCGGTGCCGATGCCGCCCGGACCGAACACGTCCGACGCGCCACCCTTCATGCCCTTGAGCGCGCCCAGCAGGCCAACCTTGCCCACCACCTGGCGGTCCTTCTCCTTCTTGCTCTTGTCGACGACGTTGGTGCCCGGCTTCGAAGGCGCGGCCTCCGCCTGCTTCGCCTCCTCCTTGCCGAACTTGCCCTCTTCGTCCTTCGCCTTGGCGCCCTCCTCCACGCCGGAGAGCTGGAGCTTCTTCGCCTCCACCTTCTTCTCCGGGGCGATGAGGAACTTCGCCACGCTCTGCTGGGACGCGAAGACGTCGTCCGCGGAGCGCGTCTCCGAGTGCGGCGTGAGCACCATCGCGGCGACGAACGCGGCCGACGCCAGGATGCAGATGGCGGCGATCTTGAAGAAGCTGAAGTCGCGGTCCGACAGCGAGGTGGCCAGGATGGCCGGCGACGGCTTCACGTAGCGCATCACGAACGCCACGGTGCCCAGCGACACCTCCGCGCGGTCGTGCAGGCCCAGGTTGAACACCTGCTCCTGCTCCGCCGAGGCGGCGTTGAGCTGACCCGCGGCGCGCAGCGCGTCCTTCGTGCGGACATCACCCTTGTTGGTGACGAACACGCCGGAGCCCACCGGCGCCTTGAGCTCCAGCTTGTCGCCCTTGCTCACCGCCAGCACGTGCCGCGCGCCCACCTGCGGCACGAAGACGTGGAAGGCGTTCTTCTTGCCTTCGCCGATGGTGACCGGGGCGCCGTCCTTGAAGTGCTGGACCTCCAGCATCTGGTCGCCCCAGAGCATCGCCACCTGGAGGACCTTCGCCTCGGGCGTGGGCTGCGCGTCCAGGGGCAGCGGGTCCTGCAGGTGCGCCGCCAGCTGCGGCTTCTTCGCCGCCACCACCGACGCGGGCGTGGGCTTGCGCACCATGCCCGGAGGCGCGGAGGGGCCGAACACCGGCGTGGGCGCCACGTTGTGCGTGGCCACCGAAGCGCCCATGGCCCCCACCGGCGCGGAGCGCGGCGTGCTGACCGTGCCCACGACGTTGGCAGGCGCCGCCTGCACCGGGGGCCGGGGAGGCGCGACGTCGCGCCGGACCGGAGGGGCCACCGAGGCCTGCTGCGCCGGCTGCATCACCGGACGCGACGGGGGCAGTTGCTGGAACACCCCGGGCTTCGCCACCGCCGCGCCCGCCGGAGCCACCGGCCGGGGCGTGTCACCGAAGAGCACCTCCACCCGCGAGGTCCCCACCGTCAACACGTCACCCGGCTTGAGCGCCGTGGGAATGACGAGCTTCTGCCCGGAGACCTGGGTGCCGCCTTCGCTGCCCAGGTCGATGGCCGTCACCGAACCATCGTGGTCCACCTTGAGCATCACATGGAGATTGGAGACCCGCGGATCCTGAATCTTCACCGCCGCCTGGGCGCCCGACCCCACGATGACACTCTCTGCCTCCGAAACCGTCTCCTGGATGGAGCCGTCTGGAGTCGTAATCCGAAGCGTCAAACCGTTTTTTCTCGCCGCCGCCATGAAGTTCTTCCTTCTTCCCTTCCCGTCCCGAAAACGTTCAACGCCGCCTGAAACGACCTAAAGATTGTCTGTCGACTTCTGCAACTCCGGGTCGAAGTTCTCCCGGACCTTGATGAGGCTTTGGAAGTCCGTCTTCTTGCGATTGAGGACGTAGGAGCCTTCCGGCTTGGTGAGCTCGCCCTCCACCGCCACGTCCGTGAAATCGATCACCGTCTTCTTGCGGTACACGGTGCGGTCCTCCTCCTGGATGACCTTCACCGAGTCCTGCGCCAGGGCGGGGGCCGCCGCCCCCAGCACTCCCACCATCACCACCGATGCCAGCAGTCGCTTCATGTGCAGTCTCCGGTAGCCCCGCTCTTGGGTTTCCATTGCAGGGCTCGCACCAACTCCAAGTCCCTGGATTCTAAGGGAGTCGCCCGGCCGCTTGCACCTGGGGGCCTGGAGGGGGGAAGAAAGTTCTCGTTCTTCCAGCCCGGGCGACTGTTCTTTCTTCAGGGCGTCGGGGCAGGCGAGGGAGCCGCCTGCGACGCGGGGGCGGCTTGACCGTCCACGGGCTGACCCGGGGCCGCGGGAGCGGCTTCGGACGCCTCGGGAGCCGGCTCGGTGCCGCCCTCCGCCGCCGCGGCCGGGTCGGGCGCGGCGGTGTCCTGGGGCAGCTGGTTCATCATGGGGGAGGAAGACGAGCCCGCGCCCCCGATGGCGGCCGCGCCGTCCTTCTTCGGCTCGCCCTCCCCTTCCGCCGTGGCGGCGGGTGCCGGCGTCGGCGGGTTCTTGAGCATGGTCTGCAGGCCCTGCACCTTGGCGGTGATGAGCTGCTTGTCCTGCGGGGACGTGGCGCCCAGCTCCTTGCAGCGGTCCAGGAAGGCGATGGCCTTCTCGAAGCCGGAGCGGTCCGCCGCGTACGCCCAGCCCGCGCCGCACACCGCCTCTGGCTGCTCCGAGCGGCGCGCGAGCACCTTCTCGAACGCCTCGCCCGCGGCCACGCCCTTCTTCGGATCCAGGCCCTTCTGGCCGTCCAGCGCGTACGCCAGGTACAGCTGGCCCTCCACGCCCTCCGGCTCCAGCGACAGGGCCTTCACGAAGGAGCGCTCCGCGCCCGCGTAGTTGCGGTAGGAGAGCGCCAGCGCGCCCAGGTTGAGGTGCCCGGCGGCGAAGTTCTCATCCAGCGCCACGGCCTTCTGGAACTGGGCGAGCGCGCGCGGGCGGTCCTCCATCTTCAGGTAGATCATCCCGAGCGTGTTGGGGATGGCGGGGTCCTTGTCCGCCACCTTGCGCGCGTTGATGATCAGCAGCTCCGCCAGGCGGTACTGGCCCCGGTCGTACGCCACCAGCGCCAGCGTCTTGTACGCCTCCGGGTTGTCCTTGCTGCGCGCGAGCACGCGCCGGCCGGTGGCCTCCGCCTCGTCCAGCTTGCCCGCCAGCCGGTACGTCGCGGCCAGCCCGTTGAGCACGGGCTCGTCGTGTTCGTGGCCGGGCGTCTGGAGCGCCTTCGTGTACAGCGTGATGGCCTCCTCCAGCTGGCCTTCGTGCCGGTGCATCAGGCCCAGGTTCATCACCGACGGCGTGTGGGCCGGATCCAGGAAGAGGACCTTCTCGTAGGCGGCGCGGGCGTCGGCCGGGCGGCCCTGCTTCTCCGCGATGACGCCCAGGTTGAACTGCGCGTTGAGCGTCTTGGGCTCCTTCGCCACGACCTGCTCGAAGCCCTTGCGCGCGCGGTCCAGGTCCCCGGCCTCGTAGGCCTTCAGCGCCTCCGCGAAGAGGTTGTCGACGCTGCCCTTCTCCGCGACCTCCGGCGCGGGGGTCGAGGGCACCACAGGAGCGGGCCGCTCCACCGCGTTCATCGCGACGGGCGTGGGCCGGGGGCCCGTGGCGCACGCCGTGGTGAAGGCGAAGGCGAAGGCCCCCGCCAGGAACATCCGCTTGGTGCGAAACCCGTTCATCCGCTGCGTCCCCATCCCCTCGAACTGGCTGCTGATGTCGATGCTGTTCGTCGTCTTCACGGCTGGACCCCCTCGAGCAGCGCGGTGGGTTCGGACTTCGAGCCCTCCACGGCCTCCGGCGCGGCGGACGGCTTCTGCCCTTCCGGCTGCGCGCCCACCGGCGCGGGAGGCGCCACGGGCTTGGGCTCCGCGGAGGCGCTGATGGGGCCGTTGAGGTCCTTCAGCACGCCCGAGGCGATGCGCGAATCACTGCTGCCCCGGTACGTCACCGGCTTCACCTGGGCGTAGGCCCCCGGACGCAGGCGGTTCACCTGGTCCTGCGCGGCCAGCGTCCACTCGCTGTAGATGCCCAGCTCGTAGGCCTTCTGGAGGCCCTTCTCCAGGGCCTCGCTCGCCTTGTCCTCCAGGGGCAGGGCCAGCGTCTCCAGCTCGCCGCGGTACATGCTGAGCTGGTCGTCATCCAGGCCGGACGGATCGGGCGAGTCCATGATGTTGCGCGCGAAGTCCGCGTACGCAAGGCCAATGCGGGTCAGCGCCGCGATGCCCCACTCGCCAGAGCCCGTGGCGAGCACCGCCGCGTACTCCTTCTCCACGCGCTGCATCTCGCGCTGCTTCGCCGTCAGGTCGCGGCGGATGGTGGAGACGCGCGTGAACTTGATGTCCGAGAAGCGCTTCCATGTGGGCTCCAGCGCCAGGAAGCGCGCGTGGCCGTAGGCGTTGAGCACCGCCGGATCCTTGCGCACCCCTTCCGCCAGCTTGTTCCAGCCGCGCACCAGCTCGTCCTGCGCCTTCTCCTGGCCGCGGACGTCCTTCATCTTCTGGTACGCCAGCAGCTCGTGGTAGCGGGCGAGGTACGGCTGGCCCGCGGCGGTGCGCGAGTCCCGGCCGTAGGTGTCCACGAAGGCGCTGAAGGCGCGGGCCGCGTCGCCCCACTTCTTCTCCTTCTCCCAGACGAGCCCGATGGAGAAGGCCACCTGGGGCACGTCCTTGCGATCCTTGAAGCGCGTCAGGTAGCTGTTCCACGCCGTGACGGCCTTCTGGGACTCGCCCAGGCCGTCGTACCAGACGCCCGCGTTGAAGAGGGCGTCCGCCACCCACGCGCCCGCCTCGTCCACCTGCGCCTTGCGCTCGGCGGCCCTCTGCTCGCGCTTGGACTCCGCGTCCTCGACCGCGCCCGGGGCGTCGTCCTTCTTCGCCACCGCGCTGCCCTTGGCCTTCTTCGCGTCCTTCTTCGTGTCGCGGGCCTTCATGGCCGCGTCGTAGGCGGACACGAAGGACTCCGACATGGCGGCGGCCTTCTTGAACTCGGCCACCTTCTCGTAGAGGCCGGACAGCGTGTAGCGGGTCTTCAGCTCGAAGGGGCTGTTCGGGTACTCCTTGAGGACGCGCTCGCCGGCGGTGATGCCCTTGTCGATCTCCCCCGCCTCCTGCGCGATGACCATGGCGTAGGTGAGCGCGCGGTCCGCGTTCTCCGACTTGGGGAACTCCGTCACGAAGGTGAGGAACTGCTCGGCGGCCTTCGCCGGGTTCTTCTCCTTCTTGTAGACGACCTCGTCCACGTACTTGTACTGGCTGCCCTCCACCACGCGGGCCACGCGGGAAGCGAAGTCCGAGCCGGGCTTGGACAGCTTCTTGTTGCCCAGGAACTTGCGCGACAGCGTGTTGAGCTCCAGCCACTCCTCGCGGCTCTCCAGCACGTACATGGTCAGGTCCGCGGCGTCGCGCGAGCGGCGCTCCTCCGGGAACTTCTCGATGATCTCCCCGAAGCGGCGGGCCGCGTCCACGAAGTGCGCGCGATCGTAGAGGATGACGGCGGCCTGGTAGCGCAGGTCGATCTCATCCTGGTTGCCCGGGTACAGGCCGTTGTACGTGTCGCACGCGGCGACCAGGCGCTCCTCGAACTTCGTGAGCGGCTGCTCCGCCTGCTCCTTCGCGTCGCGCTTCACCAGCTTCTGCCTGGCGACGTCGCCCTTGTCCTTCTTCTCGTCGACCTTCTGGCCGTCCCGCAGGTCGCTCTTGGAGAGCTGGCCGCGCTCAATCTTGACGAGCTTGTCGTACGCGAGCACCGCGTTGTACGACGCGCTCTTGCGGTAGGCCTCGTTGGAGACCTCGCGCGCGGAGTCGCGGT harbors:
- a CDS encoding tetratricopeptide repeat protein; this encodes MKTTNSIDISSQFEGMGTQRMNGFRTKRMFLAGAFAFAFTTACATGPRPTPVAMNAVERPAPVVPSTPAPEVAEKGSVDNLFAEALKAYEAGDLDRARKGFEQVVAKEPKTLNAQFNLGVIAEKQGRPADARAAYEKVLFLDPAHTPSVMNLGLMHRHEGQLEEAITLYTKALQTPGHEHDEPVLNGLAATYRLAGKLDEAEATGRRVLARSKDNPEAYKTLALVAYDRGQYRLAELLIINARKVADKDPAIPNTLGMIYLKMEDRPRALAQFQKAVALDENFAAGHLNLGALALSYRNYAGAERSFVKALSLEPEGVEGQLYLAYALDGQKGLDPKKGVAAGEAFEKVLARRSEQPEAVCGAGWAYAADRSGFEKAIAFLDRCKELGATSPQDKQLITAKVQGLQTMLKNPPTPAPAATAEGEGEPKKDGAAAIGGAGSSSSPMMNQLPQDTAAPDPAAAAEGGTEPAPEASEAAPAAPGQPVDGQAAPASQAAPSPAPTP
- a CDS encoding TonB family protein, with protein sequence MAAARKNGLTLRITTPDGSIQETVSEAESVIVGSGAQAAVKIQDPRVSNLHVMLKVDHDGSVTAIDLGSEGGTQVSGQKLVIPTALKPGDVLTVGTSRVEVLFGDTPRPVAPAGAAVAKPGVFQQLPPSRPVMQPAQQASVAPPVRRDVAPPRPPVQAAPANVVGTVSTPRSAPVGAMGASVATHNVAPTPVFGPSAPPGMVRKPTPASVVAAKKPQLAAHLQDPLPLDAQPTPEAKVLQVAMLWGDQMLEVQHFKDGAPVTIGEGKKNAFHVFVPQVGARHVLAVSKGDKLELKAPVGSGVFVTNKGDVRTKDALRAAGQLNAASAEQEQVFNLGLHDRAEVSLGTVAFVMRYVKPSPAILATSLSDRDFSFFKIAAICILASAAFVAAMVLTPHSETRSADDVFASQQSVAKFLIAPEKKVEAKKLQLSGVEEGAKAKDEEGKFGKEEAKQAEAAPSKPGTNVVDKSKKEKDRQVVGKVGLLGALKGMKGGASDVFGPGGIGTGINNSLGGLKGGAAMGDAQGVGGLGSRGTGNGGGGTALGIGGLGTQGTGRGVGGSGGIDLGGRGKSVTKVIPGKTTVVGGLDKDVIAKVIRRHQNEIKYCYESELNKNPSLAGKVAVAFTIDPAGAVADANVSETTLGSNAAENCMISRIRRWKFPEPKGGGVVSVTYPWLFSPSGADAEG
- a CDS encoding tetratricopeptide repeat protein produces the protein MKVFLRFGALAVGVALAAGGVGEAEAAEPTAPARKVATKKPSAAAKAASKKGDATARKEDAKKGADAKKPELPPGVSAQDMRKGPARVKPASAKFADVPRIADSKKDAMADKKRDEAIEGFKRLIPKLQETSTQKAEMQYRLSELYWEKSKYLYQLEMEKFLAAEKAYDAAVARGEKATPPQQDHRDSERYRADTMRIYEDILREYPEYPARDEVLFSLGYNLYELNRREDAVARYEELIRDFPRSQFVPDAYIQLGNHYFENNKLAPAKVNYEKARDSGVPKIYAYATYKLSWCDFNAGDLDAGLKKLHEVVDYAGQRGEELGDLRTEALNDLTVFYVQLDQPKEALAYFREKAPPKRQGRLLAKTAAGLVDAGHFDSAILVYRTLIDDAPMGVNAPEYQQAVVRAYEGLRQRQQVRKEMKRMVDLYRPGGEWWTTNAGNAGVLRNAFSVTEEAMRVMVTEYHQEAQKTRQVETYRLARDIYKQYVDAFASSDNPEFVADSAFNIRFFYAEILWALEEWQAAAGEYDAVVAFKIPDRDSAREVSNEAYRKSASYNAVLAYDKLVKIERGQLSKSDLRDGQKVDEKKDKGDVARQKLVKRDAKEQAEQPLTKFEERLVAACDTYNGLYPGNQDEIDLRYQAAVILYDRAHFVDAARRFGEIIEKFPEERRSRDAADLTMYVLESREEWLELNTLSRKFLGNKKLSKPGSDFASRVARVVEGSQYKYVDEVVYKKEKNPAKAAEQFLTFVTEFPKSENADRALTYAMVIAQEAGEIDKGITAGERVLKEYPNSPFELKTRYTLSGLYEKVAEFKKAAAMSESFVSAYDAAMKARDTKKDAKKAKGSAVAKKDDAPGAVEDAESKREQRAAERKAQVDEAGAWVADALFNAGVWYDGLGESQKAVTAWNSYLTRFKDRKDVPQVAFSIGLVWEKEKKWGDAARAFSAFVDTYGRDSRTAAGQPYLARYHELLAYQKMKDVRGQEKAQDELVRGWNKLAEGVRKDPAVLNAYGHARFLALEPTWKRFSDIKFTRVSTIRRDLTAKQREMQRVEKEYAAVLATGSGEWGIAALTRIGLAYADFARNIMDSPDPSGLDDDQLSMYRGELETLALPLEDKASEALEKGLQKAYELGIYSEWTLAAQDQVNRLRPGAYAQVKPVTYRGSSDSRIASGVLKDLNGPISASAEPKPVAPPAPVGAQPEGQKPSAAPEAVEGSKSEPTALLEGVQP